One Numenius arquata chromosome 10, bNumArq3.hap1.1, whole genome shotgun sequence DNA segment encodes these proteins:
- the LOC141469137 gene encoding cytochrome P450 2C19-like isoform X1, with amino-acid sequence MELLGAAAVVLLVCVACLLSIAAWKGRSGKGKMPPGPAPLPILGNVLQVKPKDLAKTLQKLSEEYGPVFTVHLGSDPVVVLYGHDVVKEALIDRADEFAARGHMPIGDRANNGLGIVFSNNEEWLQVRRFALTTLRNFGMGKRSIEERIHEETEHLLEEINKTKGAPFDPTFKLSCAISNIICSIVFGRRYDYKDKKFLALMNNMNNIFEMMNSHWGQLYQMFSNILDYLPGPHNKIFKEFDALKAFVSEEVKTHQASLDPSSPQDFIDCFLSKMQEEKDNPNSSFHLKNLITSGFDLFLAGTETTSTTVRYGLLLLLKYPKIQEKVQEEIDRVVGRSRKPCVADRPQMPYTDAVVHEIQRFISLIPLSVPRAVTKDLRFREYVIPKGTTIYPVLTSVLHDSKEFPNPHEFNPGHFLNENGTFRKSEFFVPFSAGKRICPGEGLARMEIFLLVAIILQNFTLKPVVDTQELSITPTLSGTGNIPPVYQLCAIPR; translated from the exons ATGGAGCTCCTGGGAGCAGCCGCTGTTGTCCTCCTGGTTTGCGTTGCTTGCCTGCTCTCCATCGCAGCATGGAAAGGGAGGTCTGGAAAGGGGAAGATGCCTCCAGGACCAGCTCCCCTTCCCATCCTAGGTAATGTGCTGCAGGTGAAACCAAAGGACTTGGCCAAAACTCTCCAGAAG CTCAGTGAAGAGTACGGACCAGTGTTCACAGTGCACCTGGGCTCTGACCCAGTGGTGGTGCTGTACGGACATGATGTGGTGAAAGAAGCCTTGATTGATCGCGCGGACGAGTTTGCTGCCAGAGGACACATGCCAATAGGAGACAGGGCCAACAATGGATTAG ggATTGTTTTTAGCAACAATGAGGAGTGGTTACAAGTCCGGCGTTTTGCTCTCACCACTCTGCGTAACTTTGGAATGGGGAAGAGGAGCATTGAAGAGAGGATCCATGAGGAAACTGAGCACTTGCTAGAAGAGATCAACAAAACAAAGG GAGCTCCCTTTGACCCAACCTTCAAGCTGAGCTGTGCTATCTCCAACATCATATGCTCCATCGTCTTTGGGAGACGATATGACTATAAAGACAAGAAGTTCCTGGCCCTGATGAACAACATGAACAACATCTTTGAGATGATGAACTCCCACTGGGGACAG CTCTACCAGATGTTCTCAAATATCCTGGATTACTTGCCTGGACCACAcaacaaaatattcaaagaatTTGATGCTCTGAAAGCCTTTGTGTCAGAGGAGGTTAAGACACACCAAGCCTCCCTAGATCCCAGCTCCCCTCAGGATTTCATCGACTGCTTCCTCAGCAAAATGCAGGAG GAGAAAGACAATCCCAATTCCAGTTTCCACTTGAAGAACCTGATAACCAGTGGCTTTGACTTGTTTCTTGCCGGAACTGAGACCACGAGCACCACTGTGAGATATgggcttctgctgcttctcaaatACCCAAAGATACAAG AGAAAGTTCAAGAAGAGATCGACAGGGTAGTAGGACGATCCCGAAAACCGTGTGTGGCTGACCGGCCCCAGATGCCCTACACAGATGCGGTGGTCCACGAAATCCAGCGCTTCATCTCCCTCATCCCCCTGAGTGTCCCTCGCGCTGTCACCAAAGACCTCCGCTTCAGAGAGTACGTCATTCCCAAG GGCACCACAATCTATCCAGTCCTCACTTCTGTCCTCCACGACAGTAAAGAGTTTCCAAACCCACATGAGTTCAACCCTGGACATTTCTTGAACGAGAACGGCACCTTTAGGAAGAGCGAGTTCTTCGTGCCCTTCTCAGCAG GGAAGCGAATATGTCCCGGAGAGGGCCTGGCACGCATGGAGATATTCCTACTCGTGGCCATCATCTTGCAGAACTTTACCTTGAAGCCTGTCGTTGACACCCAGGAACTCAGCATAACCCCAACACTGAGTGGGACAGGCAATATACCTCCTGTCTACCAGCTCTGTGCTATCCCCCGCTGA
- the ZP4 gene encoding zona pellucida sperm-binding protein 4 has translation MGVAGQSRAAFGAMLFWGFLGPLALAVGAQGSVFSDPNLLACGHESLQLTLPPGWEGNASFVLTTWDTEGKTHALQNDSDCGLLVSETPDGSRKVVVSYTGCYVFEWDGNYLMLVGLEGTDDAGQKVLHEEKLLRCPVDLPALDAPSSSVCSAVLSRDRLLCASLPISQGDCEVRGCCYDPRDRVKPCYFGNTVTAHCTPDGQFSIAISRDVTLPPLILDSVQLASGHSTGCVPVVKNNVFVVYQFPLSACGTTFQVTGDQAIYENELVASRDVKTGSLGSITRDSTFRLHVRCSYSTTGSFIPLSVQVFTLPPLPAVSQPGPLSLELRVALDGSYTSYYTDSDYPVVKTLREPVYAEVKILQRTDPDLFLVLHHCWATPSINPQQELQWPVLVDGCPYAGDNYRTQLVPPSLASGLLFPSHYQRFTLYTFTFVDSTSQEMLSGLVYLHCSASVCHRSVQESCTTTCPARARGKRSAEQPLQDAASHVSSKGPVIFLQDELRWDTAKDGLGAAAAPWALGFAAVAIGAALCVVLVVTVLWQRKVPVMHEINVLQ, from the exons ATGGGTGTTGCAGGGCAGTCTAGGGCTGCATTTGGAGCTATGCTCTTCTGGGGGTTTCTTGGTCCCCTTGCTTTGGCTGTGGGGGCTCAGGGTAGTGTTTTTTCTGATCCCAACCTGCTGGCTTGTGGCCATGAAAGCCTGCAGCTCACCTTACCTCCAGGCTGGGAAGGGAATGCTTCCTTTGTGCTGACTACTTGGG ATACTGAGGGGAAGACACATGCTCTGCAGAATGACTCTGACTGCGGGCTCTTGGTATCTGAGACTCCAGATGGCTCCAGGAAAGTTGTGGTCTCCTATACTGGCTGTTATGTCTTTGAATGG GATGGCAATTACCTCATGCTGGTTGGGCTTGAAGGAACAGATGATGCTGGTCAAAAGGTTCTTCATGAAGAGAAGCTGCTCAGGTGCCCTGTGGACCTTCCTG CCCTGGACGCTCCAAGCAGTAGCGTCTGTTCTGCTGTCCTCAGCCGTGACCGGCTGCTGTGTGCCTCCTTGCCTATCAGCCAGGGAGACTGTGAAGTGCGAGGCTGCTGCTATGACCCCAGGGACAGGGTGAAGCCCTGTTACTTCGGTAACACAG tgacAGCTCATTGCACACCAGATGGCCAGTTTTCCATTGCCATCTCTCGGGATGTGACCCTGCCACCCCTTATCCTGGACTCTGTGCAGCTGGCCAGTGGACACAGTACTGGCTGTGTCCCTGTCGTGAAAAACAACGTCTTTGTTGTGTACCAGTTCCCGCTCTCTGCCTGTGGCACCACTTTTCAG GTGACTGGAGACCAGGCCATATATGAGAATGAGCTGGTGGCATCCAGGGATGTGAAGACTGGGAGCCTTGGCTCTATCACTAGGGACAGCACTTTCAG GTTACATGTCCGCTGTAGTTACTCCACCACTGGGAGCTTCATTCCCTTGAGTGTTCAGGTCTTCACGTTGCCACCGctccctgctgtgtcccagccAGGTCCTCTGTCCTTGGAGCTGCGTGTTGCCTTAG ATGGAAGCTATACTTCCTACTATACTGACAGTGACTATCCTGTTGTGAAGACTCTGAGAGAGCCTGTTTATGCAGAAGTCAAGATCCTACAGAGAACAGACCCAGACCTGTTTTTGGTCCTGCACCACTGCTGGGCCACGCCAAGTATCAATCCCCAGCAAGAgctgcagtggcctgttttggtGGATGG GTGCCCTTATGCAGGGGACAACTATCGGACACAGCTGGTGCCTCCGAGTCTTGCCTCAGGACTACTGTTCCCCTCTCATTACCAGCGTTTCACCCTCTACACATTCACCTTTGTGGACTCCACTTCCCAAGAGATGCTCTCTGGGCTG GTGTACCTGCACTGCAGTGCCTCAGTGTGCCACCGGTCTGTACAGGAGTCCTGCACCACCACTTGTCCTGCTAGAGCCA GGGGTAAAAGGAGTGCTGAGCAACCTCTTCAGGACGCTGCCTCCCATGTCTCCAGCAAAGGCCCTGTGATTTTCCTCCAGGATGAGCTAAGATGGGACACAGCCAAGGATGGCCTCG GAGCAGCCGCAGCCCCCTGGGCTCTGGGGTTTGCTGCTGTGGCAATCGGGGCAGCTCTGTGTGTGGTGCTTGTGGTCACTGTGCTGTGGCAAAGGAAGGTGCCTGTAATGCATGAAATCAATGTATTGCAATAA
- the LOC141469137 gene encoding cytochrome P450 2C19-like isoform X2 — MELLGAAAVVLLVCVACLLSIAAWKGRSGKGKMPPGPAPLPILGNVLQVKPKDLAKTLQKLSEEYGPVFTVHLGSDPVVVLYGHDVVKEALIDRADEFAARGHMPIGDRANNGLGIVFSNNEEWLQVRRFALTTLRNFGMGKRSIEERIHEETEHLLEEINKTKGAPFDPTFKLSCAISNIICSIVFGRRYDYKDKKFLALMNNMNNIFEMMNSHWGQEKDNPNSSFHLKNLITSGFDLFLAGTETTSTTVRYGLLLLLKYPKIQEKVQEEIDRVVGRSRKPCVADRPQMPYTDAVVHEIQRFISLIPLSVPRAVTKDLRFREYVIPKGTTIYPVLTSVLHDSKEFPNPHEFNPGHFLNENGTFRKSEFFVPFSAGKRICPGEGLARMEIFLLVAIILQNFTLKPVVDTQELSITPTLSGTGNIPPVYQLCAIPR, encoded by the exons ATGGAGCTCCTGGGAGCAGCCGCTGTTGTCCTCCTGGTTTGCGTTGCTTGCCTGCTCTCCATCGCAGCATGGAAAGGGAGGTCTGGAAAGGGGAAGATGCCTCCAGGACCAGCTCCCCTTCCCATCCTAGGTAATGTGCTGCAGGTGAAACCAAAGGACTTGGCCAAAACTCTCCAGAAG CTCAGTGAAGAGTACGGACCAGTGTTCACAGTGCACCTGGGCTCTGACCCAGTGGTGGTGCTGTACGGACATGATGTGGTGAAAGAAGCCTTGATTGATCGCGCGGACGAGTTTGCTGCCAGAGGACACATGCCAATAGGAGACAGGGCCAACAATGGATTAG ggATTGTTTTTAGCAACAATGAGGAGTGGTTACAAGTCCGGCGTTTTGCTCTCACCACTCTGCGTAACTTTGGAATGGGGAAGAGGAGCATTGAAGAGAGGATCCATGAGGAAACTGAGCACTTGCTAGAAGAGATCAACAAAACAAAGG GAGCTCCCTTTGACCCAACCTTCAAGCTGAGCTGTGCTATCTCCAACATCATATGCTCCATCGTCTTTGGGAGACGATATGACTATAAAGACAAGAAGTTCCTGGCCCTGATGAACAACATGAACAACATCTTTGAGATGATGAACTCCCACTGGGGACAG GAGAAAGACAATCCCAATTCCAGTTTCCACTTGAAGAACCTGATAACCAGTGGCTTTGACTTGTTTCTTGCCGGAACTGAGACCACGAGCACCACTGTGAGATATgggcttctgctgcttctcaaatACCCAAAGATACAAG AGAAAGTTCAAGAAGAGATCGACAGGGTAGTAGGACGATCCCGAAAACCGTGTGTGGCTGACCGGCCCCAGATGCCCTACACAGATGCGGTGGTCCACGAAATCCAGCGCTTCATCTCCCTCATCCCCCTGAGTGTCCCTCGCGCTGTCACCAAAGACCTCCGCTTCAGAGAGTACGTCATTCCCAAG GGCACCACAATCTATCCAGTCCTCACTTCTGTCCTCCACGACAGTAAAGAGTTTCCAAACCCACATGAGTTCAACCCTGGACATTTCTTGAACGAGAACGGCACCTTTAGGAAGAGCGAGTTCTTCGTGCCCTTCTCAGCAG GGAAGCGAATATGTCCCGGAGAGGGCCTGGCACGCATGGAGATATTCCTACTCGTGGCCATCATCTTGCAGAACTTTACCTTGAAGCCTGTCGTTGACACCCAGGAACTCAGCATAACCCCAACACTGAGTGGGACAGGCAATATACCTCCTGTCTACCAGCTCTGTGCTATCCCCCGCTGA